Within the Eucalyptus grandis isolate ANBG69807.140 chromosome 1, ASM1654582v1, whole genome shotgun sequence genome, the region ATTAACTCATAAGACTTAGACTTTGTCCGTGTTAGGCACTACAAAAATTAGGCGTAATTCTCCACGATCTTCTTAGTGGAGTTGCTTTACACTTGGACTAACTTGTAAAGGTTGAATTCTCTCTTCCGGATGGGCCCAGTCATCAATTCAGACTCTACACAATCACCGACCAGGCAAACTCATCCTATCCAAGCATTGCTTTTTTAAGCAATGGCCGACAAAATCCTACATGTAGCATGGGCAACAACACTAATTAAGATCATTATTTCGATTTTGATTATTTAGTAAAAATCATAACATGAAATTAACTATGTCGTTATAGACACGCATTTATATAGAGAAACAGTCATTGACCCATAAGACTAGACACGCATTTTTAAAGTAAACAATTATTAACTCATAAGACTTAGACTTTGTCCGTGTTAGGCAATATAAAAATTAGGCATAATTCTCCATGATCTTCTTAGTGGAGTTGCTTTACACTTGGACTAACTTGTATAGGTTGAATTCTCTCTTTCCGGATGGGCCCCATCATCAATTTACAAAGTCCAATTGAATTCTCTCTTACAAGAATAGATGTGTTTTTCTTCTAGTACTGTGATTATTATAAGCAATGGCCGGCAAATTCCCGTGCACAACACGGGCAACAAGACTAATTAAAATTGTTATTTCAGAATTGATAAAAATCATAACGTGAAATGAATGGTGCCGTTATAGACACGCATTTTTATGGAGAAACAATTATTAACTCATAAGATTCAGACTTAGTTCGTGTTCGCCACTACAAAAATTGGGCGTAACTTTCCTCTATTTCCTTAGTGGAGCTGCTTTTCACTTGGACTAATTTGTAGAGGTTGAATTTAATCTTCTAGATGGGTCCTGTCATCAATTTACTAACTCCAATTGTAATAATGGATGTGCCTTCTCTTCTCTGATTATGATATGTGGATCTCACATGTGCTACATATACATCCTTCAAGATGGCACACATGCAAGCACATAAGGTGCATGTGTGGAACCCCGACTTGtcacattaaaagaaaaatctccccCCGCTTTTCTCTATGAATGATCTGGGTTTAATTAGAGGTTCTTAAACCCCCACTCTCTAAAATGTAAATTTGTTCTCTGCCCACGTGATTATCCCTCATTGCTCATGGGGAGATATTGTTCTAAAGTCCATTCGCTAGTAAGTCTTATTGCTCATTTTAAATCATTCAGGTTTATGCTTCTTTAGAAACTCAACTTTTATTTGCAagagagcaagaaagagaggcTCTGCTCTTAGACAAAGCATCAAAGACCCATCTCAATTTGTGTTAGcgaatttttctttaatatagTTCGGGTTTTAGTATCCTTGAAATTCGAGTTATGGAAAATTACATTTTGCATTCCACGAACTCTAAATGGAGAAACTAGAAAAGCAATTTAGAAGCTACTCACTACTATAGCTCGCCATCATTGTCACATTACTCGAATAATCTTCTAACTTGACACATTTCAGAAATCATAGGAAGGACAAGCGCATCAAAATGTTTAGCATCGTTTAATCAGACATGTTAAATTATAAATGTAGTTTAATTTCCTCATTAGTTGATGTATGTTTTGTAGTGATCTTTGTCGTTTAATTATAGAAGCTACatgcgagaaaaaaaaattaacgggGCGAAACAAAGCATGCGACACACTTCAGGGAAGAGAAGTTTTGGATGGATAACTGTAGAGAAAGTAAAATTTCGTGCCTTTTGTTAGGCCCTTATGTTCCCCTCTCAGTCAAACTTAAACTGTATAATGGATAGTTTCActttgaggaaaaaaagacaACGTTGGTGAACTGAGTCTTATAAAGAAATATTGACCCTATTTTATAATTACATATTGTTGATTTGACCATGCTAACTACAAGCGATCAAACAATGAAATAAAGGGGACACTTGATTTGCATAGATTGGCCGGTGTGGCCTACTCCATAGGGGGAGCATTGTGAGATTTCGCCATAAATCAAGCAATCAAGAGATACGGTGGAGATTACAATTGCATTCAAGTAACTCAATCACTCTTAGTATTTTTTGTCTCTAATTAAACCCTATAATGTTTATTCTTCACAATTCCTAGCAACATATTTCTGAATATCACAAAGAAATTTCCAAATCTTACCGCATGATTTCTCAGCTTGAACACCAACTTCCTGAGACTTAATTCACGAATTATTCTCCATCAATTGTATGAGAATTCTGTTGACCCGGGAACTCTCCATAGACGGCGAATTATGGAGGCCAACTCCCAAAAGagatttgcttttttttttttttttttttttttatattaaacgTGGAACTCTAGGCCTTGCCGAATCCAACCCAAATTTGGAAAGTTGATATCCCTAATTTGTTGTGAAACTTAATCCAACTTGGACTTtacttttaagtttttaattttatgcttATTTATCTATCAAATTCCCAAATAGAAAATCTCTTATATGAATTTAGACTTTCGCTTACGAGcccaaactcaagacatattccAACACTAATAGGAAGCAGAGTTGAGAAGAGAGCTTAGTCCAGTTGATTTATTCATGCTTAGTGATGAGAGGAAGACGGATAAGCATGAGCCTGCCGTGGAGGACATTCTATGCGTTTTGTAGAAGAACTTAAATATTGGTGATGATGAAGTGCCAACCCCTATAGAAGCGCCTTCAGAATACCAGaaacttaaaaatttataaGAAGTAATTAGTTGGAAGCACTTGATGTTACTTCTTGCTAATTCAAAGTTCTCGACTATAATGCAAAAAGCTAGAAACTTTACCAGTTCAATGAAAATGATGTAATTAAGGTAAAAAATGAGCCCTTTCCTTTCTGTAGATTTACAATATATAATCTTTCGATAGATATTACATTCCCTTCATTTTATTGCACTATCTAATCAATAAAATGTACCATCATTAAGTTCTTTCTCATTAGGACGCGATCATTGCGACATCAACATGTATCATCCGGGAAGTTGCTTTATTACATAGAGAGAGAACATTCACTTGACTTGGAGTTATTTGTGGATTGCCAGTGTTATCTTTACCTATAATCGACACTCAAATGGTGGCCTTTACATATCTTAATAAGAGAATGCAAATGCATAACAAAGTCTCTCCATGAGTGTAGTCCATAAGAATTTTTGAAAACTCTTCATTTGTTGAGTAGACACCAATTTAAGCTCTCTAAACAACCAGGAAAGTCTGAAAGTTTTTGTGATTTGCGAGTGACTGATTCATTGATTAAACGTTATTGAAAAAGCCTCTCGTATATTTGGATTCAATCtttcttaaccaaaaaaaaaaagagggagaatGTCACATTAGTCTTGTGTTGGGTTTTGGGAAATTATTGGCTCAAATGAAGCTTTTGCATAAATGCTTAGGGTAGTAATACAGTTTGTCCGCCCACAGTTGCTAGAGTTTTGCGAATACACGATATttacttgtaaaaaaaaaaaaaaaaaatcctaatcgATATGGACATTGGTTCGGccagaggaaaataaaatggtaTGAGTCGGTGTTATCGGCTTATAGTAGTGGGCAAAGGCAAACACCTCTCAGTTTCAACATTTTTAAGCTGTGATACTAATAGTGTGATTACTCTACTGGACTTACTACGTCGcgaaagcaaaaaataaaaagaatactaGAAATGTTAGAAACGTTGGCTTCGACTTGGAGTTATCAgtggattttcattttcatgaactTTAAAGAGTGGTAAACATTGACTCGACTTGGAGTCATATACGATCTTTAATTGAAAGGATCATATgaactttctcttttttgcaattGAAAACTAAAGCGATGGATTAAATTCCTCACGATTATTAAATATTCTAGGTGCATACATTCATCTCTCACACGGCACGTAAGTTCCAGGTACACAAGATATCCTATGAGATGAGAATAAACTCATAAACTAAAATGAGTGTTCTTGATGTTCCAATATATTAATCTCTATTACTTattcgaaatatatttttcatgctGATATATTTTGTAGTTGAAAACATAATTCAAAATAGTAATTCTTGTTTGAACGAGATATGTTAGAAACATATTATACTACCTATATTATCTTTATCGTGACTACAAAATCACGACTTATCCTAATTACTTGATTAAAAGAAGTCTACCCCTATCGTTAGCACAACTGATGTTCCGCGTTCCCATATATTGCTCCCTATGCCCGAGCGATCCACACTATAGATAATCTAGGTCTAGCCTGTAGTATTTTGGATATTAGCAATAATTACTGAACTTTTAAGGCAAATCCCAACTAGATCGACATTTCCACAATAAATGCATACAAGAGCAGAGGACCATGGCATCTCTCTCTGAAATGCCTCCATTTTGGGGGCTTTGCCTTTATGGTCGGCCAACATGTGAACTTTGTGGCTTGATTTGTCTCACACTCAAACTACCACAcccctaatatatatatattaatatctCTCCGACAACTTAAATCTATGTACCTCTTCTATCGTCTCTCCGTGATATCGTGATGAATGGTACATTACCATCGTTATTTCAAAGTTAGTAATTTAGTTAAGATCAAAACATCAAATAGATGGTCTTTAAAAACACGCAATGTAGACCAAGAAATGACCTTAATATGAATAAcaagggaaaagtgccaaaaaagtcctaaaccttttggctttgtgccgatttagtcttaaacctttttttggtaccgatttagtcctaaacctttttacgttgtgtcaattaagtcctttccgcccaattttgaccggattttgctgactggacgccggccggctgacgtggcctgATCGACGCTGAtgtgtataatttttaatagtattttaatttttttgaatttttttatttttattttttctctttttatttttattcttttctttattctttattctttttttatttttctgctcatcttcttcctccagccggtcgcgaGCTCGACGACCAGCCACCTCGCCGgggccgcgagggcggcctcacgccgggcgggcgaggctcgccctcgccggatccgggaggctcgacctcgctagatccggcgcgGGAGGAGCCGGCGGGGCTCACCCtagccagatccggcgagggcgagcctcgccgcccaagcctcgagggcggcctcgtgTCGggtgggcaaggctcgccctcgtcggatccggcgagggtcaagcctcgcccaaggccggcgaggttcgacctcgccaaatccgacGCGAGGAGGAGCTGGCGAGGTCGCCCGTCGGCCATGGGCGAGACttgacctcgccaaatccgacgagggcaagcctcgccgcccagtctcgagggcggcctcgcactgcgggcgaggctcgcccttgccggatctggcgagggtgagCCCCGCCAGCTCCTCCTcgcgccggatctggcgagggtcgagcctcgccagatccggcgagggtgagcctcgcccacccggcgcgaggccgccctcgcggccactagcaaggtggccggcgaggtcgagacCTCGCCGGCCGTTGCCTCTAGCCGGTCGGCGAGCTCCGACGACCgggccggaggaagaagatgagcagaaaaataaaaaaaaataaaaaaaataaagaaaagaataaaaataaaaagaaaaaaattcaaaaaaattaaaatactattaaaaatatACACGTCGGCGCCGATCAGCCACGTCAGCCGGGGGTCCCAAGaagcaaaatccggtcaaaattggccggaaaggacttaattggcacaacgtaaaaaggtttaggactaaattggcaccaaaaaaaggtttaggactaaatcggcacaaagccaaaaggtttaggacttttttggcacttctccCTGAATAACAACACAAGACTCAAAAGACTTGACTTGTTCTGAGATAGGCACTACAAAAAACTGGATAGACTTGTCCACAATCTTCGTAATGGCGCTGGTCTTGCTTCCAAGTTGACGTGGACTTCTCGTCTAGATGGGGTCTACTCATCAATTTACAAACTCCAACGGCAAGAATGGATGTGCCTTTTTTCCCTAATGAAAACTATCATGTGTGGACCTTAAATGCACTGCATATAGATGATACACATGCATACACATAAGGCGGATGCATGTAACCACAAGTTGCCACGTTAAAAGAGAGATCTCTCCCTGCCCTTCTCTATAAATGATTTGAGTTTGATTAGAGGACCCTTATACCCCTCACTCTAAAACATGAATTCATCCTTTCCTTCATTGCTCATGGGGAGTTATTGTTCCCAAGTGCTCACACTAGTAACTCTATTACTCATTTTAGATCATTCATGCGTGTGCTTCTGTAACAATTCAACATCTATTTACAGAGcgcaagaaagagagactctGCTCCAACTTCAACAAAGCCTCTTTGATCCATCCGGCTTGCTTTCTTCGTGGAAAGGCAAAGATTGTTGTAGATGGGAAGGAGTGATTTGTGATGGAGTATATGGTCATGTCATCAAGCTCCAATTATTACCCCAACCAAGAAGAGACATGGAACCGAAGCTCTTCCTAGCTGGTGAGTTTAACTCTTCTTTGCTCCACTTAAGATACTTGAACCACTTGGACTTAAGTGGGATCGAtttcaatcaaaaaagaatACCTGAATTCATCGGGTCGATTAAACAATTGAGGTACCTCAATCTATCGTTTGCCAACTTCTACGGAACGGTTCCTCAACAATTGGGAAATCTCACCAAGTTGGAAGTCCTCGATCTTCATaatgaatatgaaaatttgGTTGTGGATGATATCATATGGGTTTCTTATCTTCGGTCACTAAAGTACCTTGACATTAGTGGCTCGATGATTGCGAACAAAAGAGTCCTCATGCAAGTGATTAGCACGCTCCCAGCTTTATCGTATTTGAGCTTATCAGGTTGTGGATTACATAATCTTCATCTGTCTTTCGATCACTTGGCCAATTCTActtctctttttcatcttcaGTACCTCGATCTTTCGAGTAATCTTTTTGTAGGTCCCATCCCAAGCACTTTATTTCAAAACATGACTTCTCTTCAGCATCTTAATCTTTCAAGCAACTCTTTCAACTCATCAATTCCCATGTGGTTTGACAAGTTTACAAGCCTTGTTCATCTTGATCTtgggaaaaatctttttgacgGAATTGAAGGAGGCATTTTCTCATTCTTAAAGAACAATCGGTACCTCAAGTCATTGCATTTGCATGAAAACCAAATCggagaagagatttcaacaACCCAAGGAAATTCATCTGGACCCATCGAGAATAGCTTAGAGCATCTAGAGATATGTTATAATCATCTTTAGGGTGCTTTGCCCAACTGGTTGGTGCACTTCACAAACTTAAAACATATTCTACTTTCCAACAATTTCTTCACCAGTCCAATCCCTAGTGTCATCGAATCATTGTCAAACTTGGAAACACTAGATCTTTCTAATAATCAATTGGTGGGGCACATTCCCGCGTCGTTAGGGAAATTGGGGGCTTTGCAATACTTGGATCTTGGATATAATCATTTAGAAGGTGTGATTACCGAAATCCATTTTTCTAATTTGTCAAGGCTCAAGTTGTTGCACATCGATAACAATCATAACTTGAGTTTTAAGGCAAAACCCAGCTGGATACCCCCTTTCCAACTAGAAGATATTATGatgaactcttgcaaatttggaaCTAAATTTCCCCTATGGATTCAGACACAAGCCAAAGCTATAAAAATCACACTCACCAATGCTTCCCTTTTTGGGCCCTTGCCGAAATGGTTAGCCAACTTGACGTTTTCTTGGCTCGATCTATCTCACAATCAAATTACCTTGCCAAAATGGTCAACCAACTTGATGTTTTCTTTGCTCGATCTATCTTACAATCAGATTACTGGGCCCTTGCCAGAATGGTCGGCCAACTTGACGTTTTCTTCGCTCGATCTATCTTACAATCAGATTACTGGGCCCTTGCCATAATGGTCAGCCAACTTGACGTTTTTCGAGCTCAATCTATCTTGCAATCAAATTACTGGGCCCTTGCCAGAATGGTCGGCCAACTTGACGTTTTCCATGCTCGATCTATCTTACAATCGGGGACATTCGGGCCCCCCGAATGGTCGGCCAACTTGACGTTTTCCATGCTCGATCTATCTTACAATCAGATTACTGGGCCCCTGCCAGAATGGTCGGCCAACTTGACGTTTTCCATGCTCGATCTATCTTACAATCAGATTACTGGGCCCCTGCCAGAATGGTCAGCCAACTTGACGTTTTCCAGGCTCGATCTATCTTACAATCAAATTACTGGGCCCCTACCAGAATGGTCAACCGACTTGACGTCTTCCAGGCTTGATCTATCTTACAATCAGATTACTGGGCCCCTGCCAGAATGGTCAGCCAACTTGATGTTTTCCGAGGTCGATCTATCTTACAATCAGATTACTGGGCCCTTGCTAGAATGGTCAGCCAACTTGACGTTTTACGATATCGATCTATCTAATAATCAGATTACTGGGCCCCTGCCAGAATGGTCGGCCAACTTGACGTTTTACGATATCGATCTATCTAATAATCAGATTACTGGGCCCCTGCCAGAATGGTCGGCCAACTTGACGTTTTTCACGCTCAATCTATCTTACAATCAAATTACTGGGCCCCTGTCAGAATGGTCAGCCAACTTGACGTTTTCCTGGCTCGATCTATCTAACAATCAGATTACTAGGCCTTTGCCAAAATGGTTAGCCAACTTGATGATTCATGAGCTCGATCTATCTTACAATCAGATTACTGGGCCCTTGCCACAATGGTCAGCCAACTTGACAATTTCCAAGCTTGATCTATCTTACAATCAGATTATTGGGCCATTGCCCAACATGTCTATTAATTGTTCCTTTTTAGATCTCTCCCACAACTTGATCTTTGGACCTCTTCCGATAGATATCGGTATTAGGTACCAAGTATATGATTTGCATCTCAATGATAACCTGATCAATGGTACTCTACCGTCATCATTATGCAACATGGAGCTGGTTGAATTAAATCTTGCCAACAATAGCCTATCCGGAAGTATTCCAGACTGTTGGAAGAATTCTTTATCATTCTTGACTTTGTCATTTAATAAGTTGTCCGGAATAATTCCTAGCTCACTTGGATCATTGCCCTACCTTATTAGCCTACACTTGAATGGAAACCATCTCAATGGGGAGCTTCCTCAAGCTTTAGGTTATTGTACACATCTGGTAATTTTAGACCTTGGAGAGAATAATTTGTCTGGAAGCATTTCGACATGGTTTGACGAAAGCTTTCAGTCCTTGTTGATCCTGAGGCTACGGGAGAATAGATTTGTCGGCAGCATCCCTTCACAACTCTGTTCACTATCAAGATTGCAAATATTAGATATGGCAATGAACAATTTGACGGGAACGATCCCACATTGTCTTGGCAATATGAGCAGCATGACCAACTTCAATCAAAGCATTCCATTTGGATCGAGAATTTTAAGTCTAGATTGGGATCAAGAGCACGTGGTTGAGATCATAAAGGGAAGATATAACGAATACACCAGAATTGTTTTGCAACTTGTGGTCAATTTGGATCTCTCTAGCAACTTTTTGAATGGGTTAATTCCCGAagaactttctttcctctcagGATTGCATGGCTTGAACTTGTCTCACAACCATCTCTCTGGAAATATTCCCATTGGCATTGGGAACATGACGTCACTCGAGTCTCTTGATCTTTCAAACAACTACCTCTCAGGGACAATTCCACAAGGCATTTCAGAGTTAACATCCCTAGCCCACCTCAACTTGTCACAAAACAACTTGAATGGGCAGATtccaaaaggaaatcaaattcaaacacTCGATGATCCTTCCATTTATGCTAGCAATCCTCTACTATGTGGTGATCTTCTGAGAAAAAAATGCCTCGGAGCTGAGGCGCCTCAACCACCGAAAATCTCTCACCCAAAAGATACACATGAAGAGGATAAGCTTGATAAGGCATTGTTCTATGTGGTTGTAATGCTTGGATTTGCAACTGGGTTCTGGGGCTTTTTCGGAGTTTTACAGTTCAAGAAAGATTGGAGACTTGCATATTTCAGCTTTGCGGATCAAGCAACAAACAAGGCTTATGTGACCATAGCAGTGAAGGTAGCCAAGTTGAAGAGAGTGAGACTGTCAGGAAGCACATAAGAAAGGAGCAATCTCGTGCTCTCTCCCCTGCCTTTAGTTCTTCATTTTAGGTTTACTTAGAACTTGTGCTCGTGTGATCTCTTCCCTTCCATGAGTTTGCTTATTCAGGTAATTTAATTAGCATTCTATGATGTCTATTCTCAAAACACTACTCTTTCTACTTTGTCTTCCTAGCCAAACTATGctttctactctctctcttttcagcctaaatatgatttctatgcaacttcttttccctgTTAATGAGTGCTCGTTCAGACAGATTTAAATGGGCCTCAACATTGACGGGCCTCCAATTCTTGGATCATGAGAGGATGGGTAGGGAAGCACGCAAATGGATTCAAAACTAGAAAATTTCCGCCTTGGTTGAATTTTAAAGCTGCTGGAAATTTTCCAATCTTCTTGGTAAAAAATTGTGGCCGATATACTAATCTTCCGCTAAAATAGTAACTTGCGAATATCTTTAAATTTCGCAAGTGGTTTTGTATATCACCGTGAATTGACCAATCTCCTAATTGATTTAGCCCATTACCAAGTTTTTTCAAGTTTTACGGGCGGGGTCTATAAACTACCAGCACTACAAGCAGTCCACTAACATCctgaaaatttgtaaattacCAACTTCTCGGAAATTATCGACATTTCACGATTTTGCTAGCTCCTTTGAAATTATGAGTGTCCTTTGTAATGTACTAATATTATAATACATTTACCAACGTTAATTTGAAATAGTAATTTATTTTAGTGTTGGTACTTTAATTACGGCCCTGGCAAAATTCCAAAGGAGTtggtaatttattatttcatttgaAAGTCGAGAAATTTCTTATAGTGGCGATAATTTTCTAAAGGACTACTCAACATTTGAGTGTTGGTCATATTATTTTTACCTACGGTATTAAACATCTATCAACTAAGTCAGAAATCAactaataaaaggaaaattttgtagCTTTTTAAACGGCTAGATCATAGTAAGCTGGTCCCCTAAAGCTGAttgggtttttttatttttttattttattttcatctgGAAGCTAATGTGACGGCCCAAACGGCGGTGCGCGAGGAGGAGGGATGGCAGTGCGTCCGCGCTTCAGTCCCCAGATGTGCGCAGGGAAGGGATCTCTCTCTTGTCCCGCATCGCATAGGGGGGAGTcttgggctagtttataaagattggtccctctaatctgtgtaacgcgtttcaCGTACGCTTCCGCTATGCTGAGAAGAAACCCATGAGGGAGGACAacattacacagtggggcccaggtccttacaaatggtatcagaacCGACTCCCGACCACGTGTGAGGCCATAACGAGGGTGCCGTGCTCCCAAGGGGAGGAGGGTTGCGGGTGTGAGGCCATAACGAGGGTGCTATGCTCCCAAGGGGGGGAGAGTGTGCGGGGAGGGGGGCCCGGGTCCttacaaatggtattagagccgactcccgaTCGCATGTGAGGCCATAACGTGGGTGCTGTGCTCCCAAGGGGAGGAGGGTTGCGGGTGAAGGGCGTTGATTTGCCTATTGGAAATGGAACTAAGAGTGTGACCGCCCAGATGGCGGTGCGTGGGGAGGAGGGTTGCAGGTGAAGGGCATTAATATTGGCTATTGGaatcagtgtccaaagcggaaaATGAAGGGTGTTGATTTGCCTATTGGAAATGGGGATAGTTCCAATTCTCAATATTTGGACAGGATGAGTTTTGCTCGGAAGCTTATGTTCTTTCA harbors:
- the LOC104415446 gene encoding receptor-like protein EIX2 yields the protein MLDLSYNQITGPLPEWSANLTFSMLDLSYNQITGPLPEWSANLTFSRLDLSYNQITGPLPEWSTDLTSSRLDLSYNQITGPLPEWSANLMFSEVDLSYNQITGPLLEWSANLTFYDIDLSNNQITGPLPEWSANLTFYDIDLSNNQITGPLPEWSANLTFFTLNLSYNQITGPLSEWSANLTFSWLDLSNNQITRPLPKWLANLMIHELDLSYNQITGPLPQWSANLTISKLDLSYNQIIGPLPNMSINCSFLDLSHNLIFGPLPIDIGIRYQVYDLHLNDNLINGTLPSSLCNMELVELNLANNSLSGSIPDCWKNSLSFLTLSFNKLSGIIPSSLGSLPYLISLHLNGNHLNGELPQALGYCTHLVILDLGENNLSGSISTWFDESFQSLLILRLRENRFVGSIPSQLCSLSRLQILDMAMNNLTGTIPHCLGNMSSMTNFNQSIPFGSRILSLDWDQEHVVEIIKGRYNEYTRIVLQLVVNLDLSSNFLNGLIPEELSFLSGLHGLNLSHNHLSGNIPIGIGNMTSLESLDLSNNYLSGTIPQGISELTSLAHLNLSQNNLNGQIPKGNQIQTLDDPSIYASNPLLCGDLLRKKCLGAEAPQPPKISHPKDTHEEDKLDKALFYVVVMLGFATGFWGFFGVLQFKKDWRLAYFSFADQATNKAYVTIAVKVAKLKRVRLSGST